Proteins co-encoded in one Oncorhynchus keta strain PuntledgeMale-10-30-2019 chromosome 36, Oket_V2, whole genome shotgun sequence genomic window:
- the LOC118369574 gene encoding transmembrane protein 229B-like yields MESGTRHVRRVLGGKTLEAGDDEEAPPEPPERVTYRPLSPLGRLYVYALHGCLCEVGFTAVWDWWETKDRRLAGHTSLWALPMYALAIFLIEGLRGRLLAQRCPLLLRMLVYTLFIYLWEFSWGVVLRFLGACPWDYSGFSYNLAGLVTLEYALPWALASLIAEQHVIRKTLRVRLAN; encoded by the exons ATGGAATCAGGAACACGACACGTAAGGAGGGTACTAGGCGGTAAAACTTTGG AGGCTGGTGATGACGAGGAGGCCCCACCAGAGCCACCAGAGCGGGTGACCTATCGTCCCCTGTCCCCTCTGGGCCGCCTCTATGTCTACGCCCTGCACGGCTGCCTGTGTGAGGTGGGCTTCACCGCTGTATGGGACTGGTGGGAGACCAAGGACAGGAGGCTGGCAGGACACACCAGCCTTTGGGCCCTCCCCATGTATGCCTTGGCCATCTTCCTCATAGAGGGCCTGCGTGGCAGGCTGTTGGCCCAGCGCTGCCCCCTGCTGCTACGCATGCTGGTCTACACCCTGTTCATCTACCTGTGGGAGTTTAGCTGGGGCGTGGTGCTGAGGTTTTTAGGAGCCTGTCCATGGGACTACTCTGGGTTTAGCTATAACCTGGCAGGGCTGGTGACTCTTGAGTACGCCCTGCCCTGGGCCCTGGCCTCACTAATAGCAGAGCAGCATGTCATCAGAAAAACTCTGAGAGTACGACTGGCTAACTGA
- the hcar1-3 gene encoding hydroxycarboxylic acid receptor 2 has protein sequence MVDEATVLHSNSTGRLDQPFHCLATQNLVADILPPVLIIELLVGLPGNVMALWIFTCRLKTWRANTLLLFNLVLADFLLLICLPFRIDNLFRGEHWVFGEAWCRINLFMLAVNRSASIAFMTTVAFDRYFKVVHPHHRVNHMTSTQAGWVAGGIWAVVISLRLPLLTTNLLRQDGNMSLCRSFSSYTVTPLAIEIHNMVFVGEFFLPLLLLLFCSARIACILRQRQLDKEQKVRRAIRVVGLIVAVFVLCFFPGIATGLSTVYIKQFRPRDCESYKLAAQLFSMSIGFTYLNSALDPVIYCFSSSMFRNSLKSSINKLGLVEMRLSRRGSMTSDG, from the coding sequence ATGGTTGATGAAGCAACAGTATTGCACAGTAACTCTACCGGAAGACTGGACCAGCCCTTCCACTGCCTGGCCACTCAGAATCTGGTGGCCGACATACTGCCTCCTGTCCTGATTATAGAGCTCCTAGTGGGCTTGCCAGGCAACGTAATGGCTCTGTGGATCTTCACTTGCCGTCTGAAGACTTGGAGGGCCAACACCCTGCTCCTCTTTAACCTGGTCCTGGCTGACTTCCTACTGCTCATCTGCCTGCCCTTCCGCATTGACAACCTGTTCCGTGGGGAACACTGGGTGTTTGGCGAAGCCTGGTGCCGGATCAACCTCTTCATGCTCGCTGTCAACCGCTCGGCCAGCATCGCCTTCATGACTACCGTGGCCTTCGACCGCTACTTCAAGGTGGTCCACCCACACCACCGTGTCAACCACATGACATCTACCCAGGCAGGATGGGTGGCGGGGGGCATCTGGGCAGTGGTGATCTCCCTGCGGCTCCCCCTGCTGACCACCAACCTCCTCAGGCAGGATGGCAACATGTCCCTGTGTCGCAGCTTCAGCTCCTACACTGTGACTCCCCTGGCAATCGAGATTCACAACATGGTGTTCGTCGGAGAGTTCTTCCTGCCCCTGCTGCTCTTGCTCTTCTGCTCAGCCAGGATTGCCTGCATCTTACGCCAACGGCAACTGGACAAGGAGCAGAAGGTTCGGCGGGCCATCCGGGTGGTTGGGCTGATCGTGGctgtgtttgtgctgtgtttcTTTCCCGGAATCGCCACAGGCCTGAGTACGGTCTATATCAAGCAGTTCAGACCCAGGGACTGTGAGTCTTACAAATTGGCTGCACAGCTCTTCAGCATGTCCATTGGATTTACCTACCTTAACAGTGCTCTGGACCCAGTCATCTACTGTTTTTCCAGTTCCATGTTCCGAAACTCCCTCAAGAGCTCCATCAATAAGCTGGGCCTGGTGGAGATGAGGCTGAGTCGACGGGGAAGCATGACCAGCGATGGGTGA